Proteins co-encoded in one Desulfitobacterium hafniense DCB-2 genomic window:
- a CDS encoding RNA polymerase sigma factor, translating into MEQKIMNRVKQAQNGDKEALIQLIMSQKEDYYRLAYVYMKNQEDSLDALEDMILKVFENIRTLKDAEAFFNWSKTILVNCCKQNLRKKNKVILLQELPEEAYEEAYSVHEERMTFEAYLTSLNPHYQEVLRLRFLLDMDYQTIADLLKIPLGTVKSRMHTGLQKLKQRMEVEQV; encoded by the coding sequence GTGGAACAAAAGATTATGAACAGGGTGAAACAGGCCCAAAACGGCGATAAAGAAGCCTTGATTCAATTGATCATGAGTCAGAAGGAGGACTATTATCGTCTGGCTTATGTTTATATGAAAAATCAGGAAGATTCCCTGGATGCGCTGGAAGATATGATTCTGAAAGTGTTTGAAAATATCAGGACGCTTAAAGATGCCGAAGCCTTCTTTAACTGGAGCAAAACGATTTTAGTCAATTGCTGTAAGCAGAATTTGCGGAAGAAGAACAAAGTTATCCTGCTCCAGGAGCTGCCTGAAGAAGCCTATGAAGAAGCGTATAGTGTACACGAAGAGCGGATGACCTTTGAAGCCTATTTAACCTCATTGAATCCACACTATCAGGAGGTTCTAAGGCTGCGGTTTTTACTGGATATGGATTATCAAACCATCGCCGATCTATTGAAAATCCCTCTGGGTACGGTGAAATCAAGAATGCACACCGGATTGCAAAAGCTAAAACAAAGGATGGAGGTGGAGCAGGTATGA
- a CDS encoding nucleotidyltransferase family protein encodes MAADQNTREVLTDLKKLLLPAISDRRVKVYLLGSWARGTEKKSSDIDIGIFHPASPGPEFFAQLRDLVEESTVPYRVDIIDLVHADPAFLEKVHKEGIVWSD; translated from the coding sequence ATGGCTGCTGACCAAAATACCCGCGAAGTGCTGACAGATCTCAAGAAGTTATTGCTCCCGGCTATTAGCGATCGGCGCGTCAAAGTTTATCTATTGGGTTCTTGGGCACGAGGAACTGAAAAAAAGAGTTCAGATATAGATATCGGGATTTTTCATCCTGCTTCACCTGGACCGGAGTTTTTTGCGCAGCTTCGCGATCTTGTGGAGGAGTCAACGGTTCCTTACCGAGTGGATATTATTGATCTGGTTCATGCGGATCCGGCTTTCCTTGAGAAAGTCCATAAGGAGGGGATAGTGTGGAGCGATTAA
- a CDS encoding phosphatase PAP2 family protein: MYKVTERLRGGELFTFYWINHVLRSSFGDWLMPRITHAGGVTASVLCSLFLLLSKTPFWHQTGVHLASSLLISHLLANILKRFVRRRRPYQALEGVLTGIKPLKDASFPSGHSTAIFCMATVLALAVPSLLIFFYGFASVVAFSRVYLGMHYPSDIMIGASLGTITALLMG, encoded by the coding sequence GTGTATAAAGTCACTGAACGATTGCGCGGGGGAGAGCTTTTCACTTTCTATTGGATTAATCATGTGCTGCGTTCCTCTTTTGGTGATTGGCTGATGCCCAGGATCACTCACGCGGGAGGAGTCACCGCCAGTGTTTTGTGTTCATTGTTCCTGCTTTTGAGCAAAACGCCCTTTTGGCATCAGACCGGTGTTCATTTGGCGTCCAGCCTGCTTATAAGTCATCTGCTTGCCAATATTCTCAAGCGCTTTGTTCGCCGGCGCCGTCCCTATCAGGCCCTGGAGGGAGTATTGACTGGAATCAAGCCCCTCAAAGATGCCTCCTTTCCCTCCGGACATTCCACCGCCATCTTCTGTATGGCCACTGTGCTGGCCTTGGCAGTTCCGTCCTTATTGATTTTTTTCTATGGCTTCGCCTCAGTTGTTGCCTTCTCCAGAGTTTATCTGGGCATGCATTATCCGTCGGACATTATGATCGGTGCAAGTTTGGGGACGATAACGGCGCTGTTGATGGGGTAG
- a CDS encoding zinc dependent phospholipase C family protein produces MWIRTHYFMAKSIHSYIKEKYKVSLQLDQLQYGSIKPDLLPKYWEGSHYYESCSGTWLAEVAQLLGEQKKRSIRNFSDKLGVILHFTADFFCSAHNLPNLRENMWEHLLYELKLDVAFRHFESFRGIQCLNYDDPYDLLTCCRQDYLSGQPSLERDIHYIYAASLSITDLLVTQALLPVAKPLMLLKDLPESS; encoded by the coding sequence ATGTGGATACGAACCCATTATTTCATGGCTAAGTCAATTCATAGTTATATCAAAGAAAAGTATAAGGTATCGTTGCAGCTTGACCAGCTTCAGTATGGCAGCATCAAACCTGACCTGCTGCCCAAATATTGGGAAGGATCTCATTATTATGAGAGCTGTTCGGGAACCTGGCTTGCGGAGGTAGCCCAGCTGCTGGGGGAGCAAAAAAAACGCTCTATCCGCAATTTCAGCGATAAACTGGGAGTAATCCTCCATTTCACGGCCGATTTTTTCTGCAGCGCCCACAACCTGCCCAACCTGAGGGAAAACATGTGGGAACATCTGCTCTACGAACTAAAGCTGGATGTGGCCTTCCGTCACTTTGAATCCTTCCGCGGAATTCAGTGCTTAAATTATGACGACCCCTACGACCTGCTCACCTGCTGCCGCCAAGATTATCTCTCCGGTCAACCGAGCCTGGAAAGAGACATTCATTATATCTATGCCGCATCCCTGAGCATTACCGACCTGCTTGTTACTCAGGCACTGCTTCCCGTAGCCAAGCCCTTGATGTTGCTCAAAGACCTGCCGGAGAGCTCCTGA
- a CDS encoding PhoH family protein, with protein sequence MKKVFVLDTSVLLHDPKAMFCFEDNEVVIPYAVLEELEHKKRLLDDVGRLARQVIRYLDQLREGGQLAQGVALPGRGKLRIELNHSSGTILPLLSDLSLPDNRILAVTLNLANEDERPVILVTKDITMRVKADALSVQTEDFYNDKMNLTPLDEEVMVINLKDDEAAELYEKGSLPLADKKVPNSCVKGVLTDQMEIPLLVAKDGTKLVNIYKRNGSSWGIFPKNIEQIWALHMLNDPEIKLVNLMGPAGTGKTLLALASALEQTLHQELYTRILCARPIVPLGKDIGYLPGLKEDKVRPYMQPIYDNLEFLLRPKMSRQRDKNDDFIVDSAIDMLRKKDQLEIEVLTYIRGRSIANQLIIIDEAQNLNAHELKTIITRAGEGTKIVLCGDPDQIDHPYLDKESNGLAYVASRLKGQAFYGQVVLVKGERSELATRTAELL encoded by the coding sequence ATGAAGAAAGTATTTGTACTGGATACCAGCGTTTTGCTCCATGACCCCAAGGCAATGTTCTGCTTTGAAGACAACGAGGTGGTTATCCCCTATGCCGTTCTGGAAGAGTTGGAGCATAAAAAAAGATTGCTGGACGATGTTGGGCGCCTGGCCCGTCAGGTCATCCGTTATTTGGATCAATTGCGCGAAGGGGGACAGCTTGCTCAGGGAGTTGCTCTGCCGGGGAGAGGAAAACTGAGAATTGAGCTGAACCATTCTTCAGGAACGATTCTGCCCCTTCTTTCCGATCTTTCTCTGCCGGATAACCGGATTCTCGCCGTGACCCTTAATCTGGCCAATGAAGATGAACGCCCGGTTATTCTGGTTACGAAGGACATCACGATGCGTGTCAAGGCGGATGCCCTGTCCGTCCAGACCGAGGATTTTTATAATGATAAAATGAACCTTACTCCCTTGGATGAAGAGGTTATGGTCATAAATCTTAAGGATGACGAAGCGGCCGAGCTTTATGAAAAAGGCTCACTGCCCCTGGCAGACAAGAAAGTGCCCAATAGCTGCGTTAAAGGAGTTCTCACCGATCAGATGGAGATTCCGCTCTTGGTCGCCAAGGACGGAACCAAACTGGTCAATATCTATAAGCGCAACGGTAGTTCCTGGGGCATTTTTCCCAAAAACATCGAGCAGATCTGGGCGCTGCATATGCTCAACGATCCGGAAATCAAGCTGGTCAATCTGATGGGACCGGCCGGTACAGGCAAGACCTTGCTTGCTTTAGCCAGCGCTCTGGAACAGACCCTTCATCAGGAACTCTATACACGGATTCTCTGCGCCCGGCCCATCGTTCCCTTGGGCAAGGATATCGGCTATCTTCCCGGTCTGAAAGAAGATAAAGTGCGTCCCTATATGCAGCCCATCTATGACAACCTTGAATTTTTACTGCGTCCCAAAATGAGCAGGCAGCGGGATAAAAACGATGATTTCATAGTAGACAGTGCCATTGACATGCTCAGGAAAAAAGACCAGTTGGAGATCGAGGTTCTCACTTATATTCGGGGACGCAGCATCGCCAACCAGCTGATCATTATCGATGAGGCACAGAATCTGAATGCTCATGAACTGAAAACCATCATTACCCGGGCTGGAGAAGGAACTAAAATCGTGCTCTGCGGCGATCCGGATCAAATCGATCACCCCTATCTGGATAAGGAAAGCAATGGTTTGGCTTATGTGGCTTCCCGCCTGAAAGGCCAGGCTTTCTATGGTCAGGTTGTTTTAGTTAAAGGGGAACGCAGTGAACTGGCCACCCGGACGGCTGAACTGTTGTAA
- a CDS encoding ribonuclease H-like YkuK family protein, with translation MYSITYGEVTFEEMYQLIRNYTAHGSKIQYKLAVGTDSQNFSYTKVPITIGVHKFINDVGRGGIFFSEIRKVRKITNTKQKILFETGLSLEYAQKLQERFEKDNIYCPIAVHVDVGYNGPTAQFMDEVVGWVKSCGFLCEVKPNSYMASSVANRLSK, from the coding sequence ATGTACAGCATCACTTACGGAGAGGTGACCTTCGAGGAAATGTATCAGCTGATCAGAAATTACACGGCTCACGGCAGCAAAATCCAATACAAGCTTGCCGTTGGGACGGACAGTCAGAATTTCTCCTATACCAAAGTCCCGATCACCATCGGGGTGCACAAGTTCATCAACGATGTGGGCCGGGGCGGGATTTTCTTCTCGGAGATCAGAAAGGTCAGGAAAATCACCAACACCAAACAGAAGATCCTCTTTGAGACCGGTCTGAGTTTGGAGTATGCTCAAAAGCTCCAGGAACGCTTTGAGAAGGATAACATCTACTGCCCTATTGCCGTCCATGTGGATGTAGGCTACAACGGCCCTACCGCCCAGTTCATGGATGAAGTGGTGGGCTGGGTCAAGTCCTGCGGCTTTCTCTGCGAGGTTAAGCCCAACTCCTATATGGCTTCCAGTGTGGCCAACAGGCTCTCTAAATAA
- a CDS encoding glycosyltransferase family 4 protein — MRIAYFTDTYLPQINGVTNTLGRLGDYLKNRQTEHLFFAPQYEREPSGLTCLCPSPVARFKSVTLPFYPECRLSLPNYTKLAGIADRFRPDLIHLTDPLGIGLAGLRYAKERRIPVVSSFHTNFDAYLSYYKMEYLEGMVWALFQWFHNSCAMNFCPSQTTMQVLAAKGIENLALWARGVDSVRFSPHHRREEIRRRFISRPQQLLFLYVGRLAPEKDLDILTQSIKQVNQTHQEKIRFIIAGDGPYAQDMREQSDGNVLFTGYLQGAELSSLYASCDAFVFPSSTETFGNVVLEAMASRLPVITVRSGGVTDNVVDGQNGLLCAPRDEASLAEAMIRLADQDELREALAANALAHASSQSWNTIFDRLLRDYRFVLDKYSDTVQSA; from the coding sequence TTGCGAATCGCTTATTTTACAGATACCTACCTGCCGCAAATCAATGGCGTTACCAATACTCTGGGCAGGTTAGGGGATTATCTGAAAAACCGGCAAACAGAACACCTCTTTTTTGCTCCCCAATATGAAAGGGAGCCTTCCGGTCTCACCTGTCTTTGCCCCTCTCCCGTGGCCCGTTTTAAAAGCGTGACCCTGCCTTTCTACCCGGAGTGCCGCCTTTCCTTGCCTAATTATACCAAGCTTGCGGGAATTGCCGACCGTTTTCGCCCTGACCTCATTCATCTGACCGACCCCTTGGGCATCGGGCTTGCCGGCCTGCGCTACGCTAAGGAGCGCCGGATTCCCGTGGTCTCATCTTTCCATACCAACTTCGATGCCTATCTCAGCTATTATAAAATGGAATATTTGGAGGGAATGGTCTGGGCTTTGTTCCAGTGGTTCCATAATTCCTGTGCGATGAATTTCTGTCCTTCCCAAACAACCATGCAGGTTCTTGCCGCCAAAGGAATCGAAAATCTGGCCCTGTGGGCCAGAGGAGTGGACTCTGTCAGATTCAGCCCGCATCATCGCCGTGAAGAGATTCGCCGCCGCTTCATCAGCCGGCCCCAACAACTGCTCTTCCTCTACGTAGGCCGCCTTGCCCCGGAGAAAGACCTCGATATCCTGACCCAAAGCATTAAGCAGGTGAACCAAACCCACCAGGAGAAAATCCGCTTCATCATCGCCGGGGACGGACCCTATGCCCAGGATATGCGTGAGCAGTCCGACGGGAATGTCCTTTTTACCGGCTACCTCCAGGGAGCGGAACTGTCCTCCCTTTACGCTTCCTGTGATGCCTTTGTCTTTCCTTCAAGTACGGAGACCTTCGGCAATGTGGTTCTGGAAGCCATGGCCTCCCGTCTGCCGGTAATTACGGTCAGAAGCGGCGGCGTTACCGATAATGTTGTTGACGGGCAGAACGGCTTGCTGTGTGCCCCCCGGGATGAAGCAAGTCTGGCGGAGGCGATGATCAGGCTGGCTGATCAGGACGAACTCAGAGAAGCACTTGCCGCTAATGCTCTCGCCCATGCATCGTCTCAGTCCTGGAACACTATTTTTGACCGGCTGCTCAGGGATTACAGATTTGTACTGGATAAATATAGTGATACGGTTCAGTCAGCTTAG
- a CDS encoding UDP-glucose dehydrogenase family protein, whose protein sequence is MKICVVGAGYVGLVSAAILADWQHNVVCVDHNEQKIEDLLAGKLPIFEPGLQELVELNRRRQYLRFTAEMAEALRGCEMIIVAVGTPPAENGHPNLEDFWAVVKSFRENVGNNVIVMIKSTVPVGTGEAVSLYLNEKVSHTFSVVSAPEFLRQGTAVHDFLHPDRLVVGCMSPEIREQMKELFQPLDCPKVFTDWHSAEMIKYASNSFLALKISYINTIANLCEAVGGNIQDVAAAVGLDHRIGQAYLKPGVGFGGSCLAKDTQGLIAQGEVHGVNVWMFKDVLEVNYEQRVHIVQRLTEVLGNLKGRKIAILGLAFKANTDDLRDAPSVTIIAQIIKLGGLVKVYDPVVDSSSLPNIISVSTADNPYAACQGVDAVIVLTEWEEFLDLDLKRLQKSMNAPVFIDGRYLFERKRLLEAGFFLPERPSSSEWPVVQSMISAR, encoded by the coding sequence ATGAAGATTTGTGTCGTCGGCGCAGGATATGTGGGCTTGGTCTCAGCCGCGATTCTGGCTGACTGGCAGCATAATGTGGTATGCGTTGATCACAATGAACAAAAAATTGAGGACCTTTTGGCTGGTAAACTGCCGATCTTTGAGCCGGGGCTTCAGGAATTGGTGGAACTTAATAGGCGCAGGCAATATCTGCGCTTTACTGCAGAAATGGCGGAGGCACTGAGGGGATGTGAGATGATCATCGTCGCCGTGGGAACTCCCCCTGCAGAAAACGGACATCCCAATCTGGAAGACTTTTGGGCGGTAGTCAAAAGTTTCCGGGAGAATGTGGGCAATAATGTGATCGTCATGATCAAAAGCACTGTACCGGTGGGAACCGGTGAGGCGGTTTCCCTGTATTTAAATGAAAAGGTCAGTCATACATTTTCCGTAGTCTCTGCACCGGAATTCTTGCGTCAGGGAACAGCCGTCCATGACTTTCTTCATCCCGACCGTCTGGTTGTGGGCTGTATGTCACCGGAAATCAGGGAGCAAATGAAGGAACTGTTTCAGCCCTTGGATTGTCCTAAGGTTTTCACCGACTGGCATAGTGCGGAGATGATTAAATATGCTTCCAACAGTTTTTTGGCCTTGAAAATTTCTTATATCAATACCATTGCTAATTTATGTGAAGCTGTGGGAGGCAATATCCAGGATGTGGCTGCAGCGGTCGGTCTGGACCACCGCATTGGTCAGGCTTACCTGAAGCCGGGAGTAGGCTTCGGGGGCTCCTGTCTGGCTAAAGATACCCAGGGGCTGATCGCTCAGGGTGAGGTTCACGGTGTCAATGTCTGGATGTTCAAGGATGTGCTGGAGGTCAACTATGAGCAGCGGGTACACATTGTTCAGCGGCTGACCGAGGTGCTGGGCAACCTGAAGGGCAGAAAAATCGCCATCCTGGGTCTGGCCTTCAAAGCCAATACGGATGATCTCAGGGACGCTCCTTCGGTAACGATTATTGCCCAGATTATCAAACTGGGAGGACTGGTCAAAGTCTATGATCCCGTTGTGGATAGTTCGAGCTTGCCTAATATCATTTCTGTAAGTACTGCGGACAATCCCTATGCAGCATGCCAGGGCGTCGACGCCGTAATTGTGCTGACGGAATGGGAGGAATTCCTGGATCTTGATCTGAAGCGTCTGCAAAAGAGCATGAATGCCCCTGTATTTATCGACGGGCGTTATCTCTTTGAACGGAAAAGATTGCTGGAGGCAGGCTTTTTCCTTCCCGAGCGGCCCTCTTCCAGCGAGTGGCCTGTCGTGCAAAGCATGATTTCAGCCCGTTAA
- a CDS encoding coproporphyrinogen III oxidase translates to MKIVLRSHTLSRSELEAGLSLSRAFFPEAQIEVEDLSGENNAAGCGVGIIHIDIHYPDTPWQIEGSFRGLSCGTKLGSGKSSVILNEEQIKFILSHPYAGKEDKRKFLLKRGLLSLLAQVTGHTPPWGILTGIRPSKILHRLKEAGYSSEERAASLGEVYAIREDKSQLLQEVVDIQQPFLEDMKSHPQDVAVYIGIPFCPTRCSYCSFPAYSLKQGREPLEHYLQGLGEEIRTAGAWMKAGGLTADSLYLGGGTPTILTIREMEGLIALMMTHIPHREAGEFTVEAGRPDTLSEGKLLALRASGVNRLSVNPQTMHNRTLQRIGRAHTVEDIIKAYELAREIPGWVINMDLIMGLPGEGAKDIQETLERIRALEPDNLTVHALAIKRGSKEHEQGSTQNLGRELEGMQEDIMAAVRSMGMEPYYLYRQKHIAGNLENIGFAKPGLACRYNIGIMEERQTVIGLGAGASSKIVDPRDFSLVSFHHPANWQVYLKRWRETQRKREEAEKSLAKHLHPLY, encoded by the coding sequence ATGAAAATAGTTTTAAGAAGCCATACTTTATCCCGCTCCGAACTGGAAGCGGGTCTTTCCTTAAGCCGGGCCTTTTTCCCTGAGGCACAGATCGAAGTTGAGGACCTAAGCGGAGAAAATAATGCCGCCGGCTGCGGGGTGGGGATTATTCACATTGATATTCATTATCCCGATACTCCCTGGCAGATTGAAGGGAGTTTTAGGGGTCTTAGCTGCGGGACCAAGTTAGGGTCTGGCAAAAGCTCGGTTATTCTCAATGAGGAGCAAATAAAATTTATTTTGTCCCATCCTTATGCAGGAAAAGAAGATAAGCGGAAGTTTTTGCTGAAGAGGGGACTCTTGTCACTTCTTGCCCAGGTGACAGGACACACTCCTCCCTGGGGAATCTTAACGGGAATTCGCCCCAGTAAAATTCTTCATCGCTTAAAAGAGGCAGGATACTCTTCTGAAGAGAGAGCGGCATCACTGGGGGAAGTGTATGCTATTCGTGAGGATAAGTCACAATTGCTTCAGGAAGTGGTGGACATTCAACAGCCCTTTCTGGAAGATATGAAAAGCCATCCCCAGGATGTAGCTGTATACATAGGGATACCCTTTTGCCCTACCCGCTGCTCCTATTGCTCCTTCCCTGCCTATTCGTTAAAGCAGGGCAGAGAGCCTCTGGAGCATTATCTGCAGGGGTTAGGGGAAGAAATCAGGACGGCAGGAGCATGGATGAAGGCTGGAGGACTCACAGCCGACTCCCTTTATCTGGGCGGAGGAACTCCCACTATACTCACGATTCGGGAGATGGAAGGCCTGATCGCTTTAATGATGACTCATATTCCCCATAGAGAGGCTGGGGAATTTACAGTAGAGGCCGGGCGGCCCGATACCTTGTCTGAAGGGAAACTTTTGGCTCTCCGTGCCAGCGGTGTCAATCGGTTGAGCGTCAATCCTCAAACCATGCATAATCGAACTCTGCAACGGATCGGTCGTGCCCATACTGTGGAAGATATAATTAAAGCCTATGAACTTGCCCGTGAGATTCCGGGCTGGGTGATCAATATGGACTTGATTATGGGGCTGCCTGGAGAAGGGGCTAAGGATATCCAGGAGACTTTAGAGAGGATCAGGGCACTGGAACCTGATAACCTTACCGTCCATGCCTTAGCTATTAAACGAGGCTCTAAAGAGCATGAGCAGGGTTCAACACAAAACCTGGGCAGGGAGTTGGAGGGAATGCAGGAAGACATCATGGCCGCTGTCCGCTCTATGGGGATGGAGCCCTATTATCTCTACCGCCAAAAGCATATCGCCGGCAATCTGGAGAACATCGGCTTTGCCAAGCCCGGCTTGGCATGCCGTTATAATATTGGCATCATGGAAGAGCGCCAAACGGTCATCGGCCTGGGAGCGGGAGCTTCCAGCAAAATCGTTGATCCCAGGGACTTTTCCCTGGTCAGTTTTCATCATCCCGCGAACTGGCAGGTTTACCTGAAGCGATGGCGGGAGACCCAAAGGAAGAGAGAAGAAGCAGAAAAATCTTTGGCTAAACATTTACATCCGCTTTACTAA
- a CDS encoding MBL fold metallo-hydrolase yields the protein MIECRAVGAMGANCYLVSCPETKKAALIDPGANGPGIQEWVDERGVQVEYILLTHGHFDHIGAVDKLRELYQAKVGIHKEDAVMLTSGAHNLSRMLGRSYEFKPADFLLEDGQILQVGNLNLTVIATPGHTLGGVCFLTSEGLLSGDTLFDGSIGRTDFPGGSYDELIKSVVKKLLVLPEDTKVYPGHGPETTIGREKRENPFLQ from the coding sequence ATGATTGAGTGTCGCGCGGTAGGAGCTATGGGGGCTAATTGTTATCTGGTGAGCTGCCCTGAGACCAAGAAGGCAGCCCTTATCGATCCGGGAGCCAATGGGCCCGGAATTCAGGAATGGGTGGATGAGAGAGGGGTTCAGGTGGAATATATTCTGCTTACTCATGGACACTTTGATCATATCGGTGCGGTGGATAAATTGCGTGAACTTTATCAGGCCAAGGTAGGGATTCATAAAGAAGATGCCGTGATGCTGACCAGCGGTGCCCATAACCTTTCCCGAATGCTGGGAAGATCCTATGAGTTTAAGCCGGCGGATTTTCTGCTGGAAGATGGTCAGATACTGCAGGTGGGGAATCTGAATCTTACCGTGATCGCTACACCTGGGCACACCCTGGGTGGGGTCTGCTTCCTGACTTCTGAAGGATTGCTCAGCGGGGATACTCTGTTCGACGGTTCCATCGGACGAACTGATTTTCCCGGCGGGTCTTATGATGAATTGATTAAATCTGTGGTGAAGAAACTGCTTGTGCTGCCGGAGGACACTAAAGTCTACCCTGGTCATGGACCGGAGACCACGATCGGGAGGGAAAAGCGGGAAAACCCGTTTTTGCAATGA
- the dtd gene encoding D-aminoacyl-tRNA deacylase, whose translation MRSVVQRVTQASVTVEGEVVGRIGAGLLVLFGVGRGDTEADLNWMVDKIAGLRLFEDGEGKMNRSVQDVGGEILMVSQFTLYGDCRKGKRPSFATAAPPETAGELFQQAVAKMRGYGLHVETGVFQAEMQVALVNDGPVTLLIDSEKNF comes from the coding sequence TTGCGCAGTGTTGTTCAGAGAGTGACCCAGGCCTCCGTTACTGTGGAGGGAGAGGTCGTTGGCCGGATTGGAGCCGGATTGTTGGTGCTGTTCGGAGTGGGCCGGGGAGATACAGAAGCGGATCTGAACTGGATGGTGGATAAAATTGCCGGACTTCGGCTTTTTGAAGATGGAGAAGGGAAGATGAATCGCTCGGTTCAGGATGTCGGGGGCGAAATCCTCATGGTCTCTCAATTCACCCTTTATGGAGATTGCCGCAAAGGCAAACGCCCCAGCTTTGCCACGGCAGCACCTCCCGAGACGGCTGGAGAGCTTTTCCAGCAGGCCGTGGCAAAAATGCGGGGCTATGGGCTTCATGTGGAAACAGGGGTTTTTCAGGCTGAGATGCAGGTAGCCCTGGTCAATGATGGACCGGTGACCTTGCTTATCGATAGTGAGAAGAATTTCTAA